In one window of Sandaracinaceae bacterium DNA:
- a CDS encoding HU family DNA-binding protein has translation MADDLRTELLNQLRDSHEALLDGIGQFTVHRTPGRPAATMRNPFTGAPMTMSVPARTRVSFTPSRALLAALEGGTEVEVAGADAVAELLAAYDAPSWTLEALLQRLTRRGRRRGSPRAFEHGPTLFRAFAAEVDDAALASTVHLGDGQPNPDHAYVAGLQGVDMSRYGVVLEDGGGNAWVAALEGDPASAFFVDHEGTSGLDDGITLENLLGAWLFTDELTATLGGRVLGGDSLRAVEARLARWLGPLRAAALYTPPF, from the coding sequence ATGGCCGACGATCTCCGCACGGAGCTCCTGAACCAGCTGCGCGACTCCCACGAAGCTCTCCTCGACGGAATCGGTCAGTTCACCGTTCATCGCACGCCGGGGCGCCCGGCCGCTACGATGAGGAACCCCTTCACCGGGGCCCCGATGACGATGTCCGTGCCCGCGCGGACCCGGGTCTCCTTCACGCCGTCGCGCGCGCTGCTCGCCGCCCTCGAAGGAGGGACCGAGGTGGAGGTCGCGGGCGCCGACGCGGTGGCCGAGCTGCTCGCGGCGTACGACGCTCCCTCGTGGACGCTCGAGGCGCTGCTCCAGCGGCTGACGCGCCGAGGCCGCCGCAGGGGCTCGCCTCGGGCCTTCGAGCACGGCCCGACGCTGTTCCGCGCGTTCGCGGCCGAGGTCGACGACGCCGCGCTCGCCTCCACGGTTCATCTGGGCGATGGCCAGCCGAACCCCGACCACGCGTACGTCGCCGGGCTGCAGGGCGTCGACATGAGTCGCTACGGCGTGGTCCTCGAGGATGGCGGAGGCAACGCGTGGGTCGCCGCGCTCGAAGGCGATCCCGCGAGCGCGTTCTTCGTCGACCACGAAGGCACCAGCGGCCTCGACGACGGGATCACACTCGAGAACCTACTCGGCGCGTGGCTCTTCACCGATGAGCTGACCGCGACGCTCGGGGGCCGCGTGCTCGGCGGAGACTCGCTCCGGGCTGTCGAGGCGCGGCTCGCTCGCTGGCTCGGCCCGCTCCGCGCGGCCGCGCTGTACACCCCGCCTTTCTGA
- a CDS encoding TonB family protein, with translation MASKNMGRWVLAVALALMSVPAVYAQDREHAELPGVRAPREVLAVVGRASHSLSACYERMVDPAPRIRGTTIILLTIEADGRVSRARSLRSSLGRPEIDRCLVTKLRRLRFPTRARAITVRIPFEFAGPARRSRARPNRGF, from the coding sequence GTGGCGTCGAAGAACATGGGACGATGGGTGCTCGCGGTCGCGCTCGCCCTGATGTCGGTGCCCGCCGTCTACGCCCAGGACCGGGAGCACGCCGAGCTTCCCGGGGTACGTGCTCCACGCGAGGTGCTCGCGGTGGTCGGGCGCGCGAGTCACTCGCTCAGCGCGTGCTACGAGCGGATGGTGGACCCGGCGCCCCGAATCCGGGGAACGACCATCATCCTCCTGACCATCGAAGCGGACGGACGCGTGAGCCGCGCGCGCTCGCTCCGTTCGTCGCTCGGGCGCCCGGAGATCGACCGTTGTCTGGTCACCAAGCTCCGGCGGCTGCGCTTCCCAACCCGGGCGCGGGCGATCACCGTTCGGATCCCCTTCGAGTTCGCAGGCCCGGCGAGGCGGTCGCGGGCAAGACCCAACCGGGGCTTCTGA
- a CDS encoding OmpH family outer membrane protein: MLRIALLFGSVLSLAACGASGVPASGVPASGLPAAVGVIDMGTAVQQTLAGQAARVRVMRSFAARQRELDERHRALVEMRARLDARGGPMAQAVGSTPTYAEVIAYAEELQALQRDHATHQQQLQREERALAGELVGRLRRIADRLAAERGVIVVFDVDGYAAPGVRRLDLTNELIERYDAEYPTSTQ, encoded by the coding sequence ATGCTCAGGATCGCACTTCTCTTCGGCTCGGTGCTCTCGCTCGCGGCGTGCGGCGCCTCGGGCGTGCCGGCCTCGGGGGTGCCGGCCTCGGGCTTGCCGGCCGCCGTCGGCGTCATCGACATGGGGACCGCGGTGCAGCAAACCCTGGCCGGTCAGGCCGCGCGCGTTCGCGTGATGCGGTCGTTCGCGGCCCGGCAGCGCGAGCTCGACGAGCGGCACCGAGCCCTCGTCGAGATGCGCGCGCGGCTCGACGCGCGCGGCGGGCCGATGGCCCAGGCGGTCGGCTCGACGCCGACGTACGCCGAGGTGATCGCCTACGCGGAGGAGCTCCAAGCACTGCAGCGCGACCACGCGACCCATCAGCAGCAGCTCCAGCGCGAGGAGCGAGCGCTCGCGGGCGAGCTGGTGGGTCGCTTGCGTCGCATCGCCGATCGCCTCGCCGCGGAGCGCGGCGTGATCGTGGTCTTCGACGTCGACGGGTATGCGGCGCCCGGCGTGCGGCGGCTCGATCTGACGAACGAGCTGATCGAGCGCTACGACGCCGAGTACCCCACGAGTACGCAATGA
- a CDS encoding SDR family oxidoreductase: MSRPARIVVTGASRGIGRAIARRLLDEGRQVALVARDEARLAQLAAVAPSRAAVIARDLVDPTGVIDAAAAALGGVDGLVHAAGVAQHAPIEAIEDEHLALAHALHVRAPFVLTRDLAAHLDGEPGSIVHVASTLGLRGAPSTAVYAGSKASLIRMSQVFALELAPRGVRVNVVAPGVVDTDMVRALRLAPGQPPPDDVDAAVAAQLEQLRSLHPLGRLGTPDDVAAAVAYLLDAEWVTGSVLRVDGGLGVA; encoded by the coding sequence ATGAGCCGGCCCGCGCGGATCGTCGTCACCGGCGCGAGCCGGGGGATCGGCCGCGCCATCGCGCGGCGGCTGCTCGACGAGGGGCGCCAGGTCGCGCTCGTCGCGCGAGACGAGGCCCGCCTCGCGCAGCTAGCCGCCGTCGCGCCTTCCCGCGCCGCGGTGATCGCGCGCGACCTCGTGGACCCGACCGGCGTGATCGACGCGGCGGCGGCGGCGCTGGGCGGCGTGGACGGCCTGGTGCACGCCGCGGGCGTCGCGCAGCACGCGCCGATCGAGGCCATCGAAGATGAGCACCTGGCGCTCGCCCACGCGCTCCACGTCCGCGCGCCCTTCGTGCTGACGCGGGACCTCGCGGCGCACCTGGACGGAGAGCCGGGCTCGATCGTGCACGTCGCCTCCACGCTCGGCCTCCGCGGCGCGCCGTCCACCGCGGTCTACGCCGGGAGCAAGGCGTCGCTCATCCGGATGAGCCAGGTCTTCGCGCTGGAGCTCGCGCCGCGCGGCGTGCGCGTGAACGTGGTCGCGCCGGGCGTCGTCGACACCGACATGGTGCGCGCGCTCCGGCTCGCGCCCGGACAGCCCCCGCCCGACGACGTCGACGCGGCCGTCGCGGCCCAGCTCGAGCAGCTGCGCTCGCTCCACCCCCTCGGGCGCCTCGGCACCCCGGACGACGTCGCCGCCGCCGTCGCCTATCTGCTCGACGCGGAGTGGGTGACGGGGAGCGTGCTGCGCGTCGACGGCGGCCTCGGAGTCGCCTGA
- a CDS encoding dihydroneopterin aldolase, translated as MSKARDVIRIQGLRVDCVVGVYPHERHRVQPLEVDVAMTLDTRRAGQRERLAHTVDYAATANQIAFLLRSCRFYMLETAARALTRLLLAPPAPGERRARIQEVELRLTKPFALAGHGVPSLQVTRDASDVSLTHEKKPFGTVDILDETKHVGIYRLNLAPGGVIPLHVHRTMQESELVLGDGLLCQGKPVSAGTVFRWPKEAPHRYDNPTDAWQSILCVDSPPFIPEDEVEVEGEPADVRPLPPFIPTAAPR; from the coding sequence ATGAGCAAGGCGCGAGACGTCATCCGCATCCAGGGCCTGCGCGTCGACTGCGTGGTCGGGGTCTACCCCCACGAGCGCCACCGCGTGCAGCCGCTCGAGGTCGACGTGGCGATGACCCTCGACACGCGCCGCGCCGGGCAGAGGGAGCGCCTCGCGCACACCGTCGACTACGCGGCGACCGCGAACCAGATCGCGTTCCTGCTCCGGAGCTGCCGCTTCTACATGCTCGAGACCGCGGCGCGCGCGCTGACGCGGCTGCTCCTGGCGCCGCCTGCGCCCGGTGAGCGACGGGCGCGCATCCAGGAAGTGGAGCTGCGCCTCACCAAGCCCTTCGCGCTCGCCGGCCACGGCGTGCCGTCGCTGCAGGTCACGCGCGACGCCTCGGACGTGAGCCTGACGCACGAGAAGAAGCCCTTCGGCACCGTCGACATCCTCGACGAGACCAAGCACGTCGGCATCTACCGGCTCAACCTCGCGCCGGGCGGGGTCATCCCGCTCCACGTGCACCGCACGATGCAAGAGTCGGAGCTCGTGCTCGGAGATGGCCTCTTGTGCCAGGGCAAGCCCGTCTCGGCCGGCACCGTCTTCCGGTGGCCCAAGGAGGCCCCGCACCGCTACGACAACCCGACCGACGCCTGGCAGTCCATCCTCTGCGTCGACTCTCCGCCCTTCATCCCCGAGGACGAGGTCGAGGTCGAGGGCGAGCCCGCCGACGTGCGGCCCTTGCCGCCCTTCATCCCCACGGCCGCGCCCCGATGA
- a CDS encoding pyridoxal phosphate-dependent aminotransferase encodes MSQKSRISAFRPVPRTGVIFVTAEAQARGFDPTDPDWCNLGQGQPETGPIEGAPPRIESLEIRPEDQEYSPVAGLWELREAVASFYNQRYRRGMKSQYTAENVAIGGGGRVSVMRACAAIGSVHMGHFLPDYTAYEELLDVFRRFTPIPILLDPERGYDFSLRELRREIMGRGLGGLLMSNPCNPTGKVVRDGELAGWVSLARELDCAMLFDEFYSHYIWKGDGSVSAAAHVEDVDQDPVILFDGLTKNWRYPGWRVCWTLGPKRVISAVSSAGSFLDGGPSRPMQRASIPLLEPALAGQEAAAIRLVFREKRDLMVRGLRDIGVRFDLEPEGTFYAWGDVSGLPEGLRTGEDLFRAALDEKVIVVPGNFFDVDPGQRRGGRSSRFRSHVRFSFGPSKDTLETAIGRLGELVARRR; translated from the coding sequence ATGAGCCAGAAGAGCCGCATCTCCGCCTTCCGTCCCGTGCCCCGCACCGGCGTGATCTTCGTGACCGCGGAGGCGCAGGCGCGCGGCTTCGATCCCACTGATCCCGACTGGTGCAACCTCGGTCAGGGACAGCCGGAGACGGGCCCGATCGAGGGCGCGCCGCCCCGCATCGAGAGCCTCGAGATCCGCCCCGAGGATCAGGAGTACTCGCCGGTCGCCGGGCTCTGGGAGCTGCGCGAGGCCGTCGCGTCGTTCTACAACCAGCGCTACCGGCGCGGCATGAAGAGCCAGTACACCGCCGAGAACGTCGCCATCGGCGGCGGCGGCCGGGTGAGCGTCATGCGCGCCTGCGCGGCCATCGGCTCGGTCCACATGGGGCACTTCCTCCCGGACTACACGGCGTACGAGGAGCTGCTCGACGTCTTCCGGCGCTTCACCCCGATCCCCATCCTCCTCGACCCGGAGCGCGGCTACGACTTCTCGCTGCGCGAGCTCCGACGCGAGATCATGGGCCGCGGGCTCGGCGGGCTGTTGATGAGCAACCCGTGCAATCCCACCGGCAAGGTGGTGCGGGACGGCGAGCTGGCCGGCTGGGTCTCGCTCGCGCGCGAGCTGGACTGCGCGATGCTCTTCGACGAGTTCTACTCGCACTACATCTGGAAGGGCGACGGCAGCGTCAGCGCGGCCGCGCACGTCGAGGACGTCGACCAGGATCCGGTGATCCTCTTCGACGGGCTGACCAAGAACTGGCGCTACCCCGGCTGGCGCGTCTGCTGGACGCTGGGGCCCAAGCGAGTGATCAGCGCAGTGTCGAGCGCGGGCTCGTTCCTCGACGGCGGCCCCTCGCGCCCGATGCAGCGCGCGTCCATCCCCCTGCTCGAGCCCGCCCTCGCGGGCCAGGAGGCGGCGGCGATTCGCCTGGTCTTCCGGGAGAAGCGAGACCTGATGGTGCGCGGGCTGCGCGACATCGGCGTGCGCTTCGACCTCGAGCCGGAGGGCACGTTCTACGCGTGGGGCGACGTCAGCGGGCTGCCCGAGGGGCTCCGCACGGGGGAAGACCTCTTCCGCGCCGCGCTCGACGAGAAGGTCATCGTCGTGCCGGGCAACTTCTTCGACGTCGACCCGGGCCAGCGCCGCGGCGGACGCTCGAGCCGCTTCCGCTCCCACGTGCGGTTCAGCTTCGGGCCGAGCAAGGACACGCTCGAGACCGCCATCGGTCGCCTCGGCGAGCTCGTCGCGCGCCGCCGCTGA
- a CDS encoding Uma2 family endonuclease, producing MTESAQEMSVEDYLALDGGSELRHEYLNGVVVAMAGASPRHNVIVPNLVSILKAALGDGPCIVFDSGQRVQISETRSYLYPDGVVTCDSPTFTNDRPRSLTNPRFVLEVMSKSTRSHDHGAKLSHYRRLPTVREVLLVDSQSPHAMLYRRLESDEWLLRDFVGGEIALASLDVTIPFAEIYAKTDGLPLDD from the coding sequence ATGACCGAGAGCGCGCAGGAGATGAGCGTCGAGGACTACCTAGCGCTCGACGGAGGCAGCGAGCTCCGTCACGAGTACCTGAACGGCGTCGTCGTCGCGATGGCGGGCGCGTCGCCGAGGCACAACGTCATCGTGCCAAACCTGGTCTCCATCCTGAAGGCAGCGCTAGGCGATGGACCGTGTATCGTGTTCGACTCGGGTCAGCGCGTTCAGATCTCGGAGACGCGAAGCTATCTCTACCCGGACGGCGTGGTCACGTGTGACTCCCCGACCTTCACGAACGACCGTCCGCGCTCGTTGACGAATCCGCGCTTCGTGCTCGAGGTCATGTCGAAGAGCACGCGGAGCCACGACCACGGCGCGAAGCTCTCGCACTACCGCCGCCTCCCGACCGTACGCGAGGTGCTGCTCGTCGACAGCCAGTCACCGCACGCGATGCTCTACCGCCGCCTCGAGTCGGACGAGTGGCTGCTGCGCGACTTCGTGGGCGGGGAGATCGCGCTGGCGAGCCTCGATGTCACGATCCCGTTCGCGGAGATCTACGCGAAGACCGACGGTCTGCCGCTCGACGACTGA
- a CDS encoding serine/threonine-protein kinase → MSSLASLEPVAQIGRYDVIGRLASGGMAEIFLARERGPHTVGRHLVLKRILPHVATDERMVEMFVHEAKLCMHLRHPNICPIYEFGEEGGSFYLAMEWVRGISLRDLIDRVGGALPVPMVTKIFADIAGALHHAHTCTDQTGRALSIVHRDVNPENIMIGFDGVAKLLDFGVAAAATERKHKTEAGNLKGKFAYISPEQYQGQALDGRSDVFSLGVSLYEALTGQSLYDRASEYETVAAIVLDPDVPSIRTVNGSVPPELDVIAQMALSKNRDERYQSADEMQAALLTFAAREGHHVRHTDIAGRLREIVPDLADAPPELDRREPASTGGWPKVDTPTHQAAAPVDEMQSLLLAAEADDELDELIGAKRRSGRLVAVVSLLIILISLGVIGWVVTRRAAPAETGAAAADDGAAGEVDAPP, encoded by the coding sequence GTGTCTTCGCTCGCCTCTCTCGAGCCCGTCGCCCAGATCGGTCGGTACGACGTCATCGGGCGCCTCGCCTCCGGCGGGATGGCCGAGATCTTCCTCGCGCGCGAGCGCGGCCCGCACACCGTGGGTCGGCACCTGGTGCTCAAGCGCATCCTGCCGCACGTCGCGACCGACGAGCGCATGGTGGAGATGTTCGTGCACGAGGCGAAGCTCTGCATGCACCTGCGCCACCCGAACATCTGCCCCATCTACGAGTTCGGGGAGGAGGGCGGCAGCTTCTACCTCGCGATGGAGTGGGTGCGCGGGATCAGCCTGCGCGACCTGATCGACCGGGTCGGCGGCGCGCTGCCCGTGCCGATGGTCACGAAGATCTTCGCCGACATCGCCGGCGCGCTGCACCACGCGCACACCTGCACCGACCAGACGGGGCGCGCGCTCTCGATCGTGCACCGCGACGTCAACCCCGAGAACATCATGATCGGCTTCGACGGGGTCGCGAAGCTGCTCGACTTCGGCGTCGCGGCGGCGGCGACCGAGCGCAAGCACAAGACCGAGGCCGGCAACCTCAAGGGCAAGTTCGCCTACATCTCGCCCGAGCAGTATCAGGGGCAGGCCCTCGACGGGCGGAGCGACGTGTTCTCGCTCGGCGTCAGCCTCTACGAGGCGCTCACCGGGCAGAGCCTCTACGACCGCGCGAGCGAATACGAGACGGTGGCCGCCATCGTGCTCGACCCGGACGTGCCCTCCATCCGCACCGTCAACGGCAGCGTCCCGCCCGAGCTCGACGTGATCGCCCAGATGGCGCTCTCCAAGAACCGCGACGAGCGCTACCAGAGCGCCGACGAGATGCAGGCCGCCTTGCTGACCTTCGCCGCGCGCGAGGGGCATCACGTCCGCCACACGGACATCGCCGGCCGGCTGCGGGAGATCGTGCCCGACCTGGCCGACGCGCCGCCGGAGCTGGACCGGCGCGAGCCCGCGTCCACCGGGGGCTGGCCCAAGGTCGACACGCCCACGCATCAGGCGGCGGCGCCGGTCGACGAGATGCAGTCTCTCTTGCTCGCCGCGGAGGCCGACGACGAGCTCGACGAGCTGATCGGCGCCAAGAGGCGCTCCGGGCGCCTGGTCGCGGTGGTCAGCCTGCTCATCATCCTGATCTCGCTCGGCGTGATCGGCTGGGTGGTCACGCGCCGCGCCGCGCCCGCGGAGACCGGCGCCGCCGCGGCGGACGACGGCGCCGCGGGCGAGGTCGACGCGCCGCCATAG
- a CDS encoding DNA adenine methylase: MATSAAARVDLRSLPLRAPSPFIKWVGGKGRLLAQLLPLLPPGVERMRHVEPFSGGAAMFFARRPERALLCDVNAALVETYRMVRDEVDAVIDALEPLAEDHGKEAYYRVRTRYNETRHGAHGPQRAAMFIYLNKTCFNGLHRVNKKGEFNVPAGRYKNPRIIDGEGLYAASAELQKAELKNVPFEALLEQARPGDFVYLDPPYEPVSTTASFTSYARDGFTQEDQTRLRDVFDALTRRGCKCMLSNSDVPFIRELYRKHRIDTVAAPRAVNCDASKRGNVTEVVVRNY; this comes from the coding sequence ATGGCTACATCAGCTGCGGCTCGCGTCGATCTCCGATCCCTCCCGCTTCGCGCCCCGTCACCCTTCATCAAGTGGGTGGGCGGCAAAGGCCGACTGCTGGCCCAGCTCCTGCCGCTGCTCCCCCCCGGGGTCGAGCGGATGCGCCACGTCGAGCCCTTCTCCGGGGGGGCGGCGATGTTCTTCGCCCGGCGTCCGGAGCGCGCGCTCCTCTGCGACGTGAACGCGGCGCTGGTGGAGACCTATCGCATGGTGCGCGACGAGGTCGACGCGGTGATCGACGCGCTCGAGCCCCTGGCCGAAGACCACGGCAAGGAGGCCTACTACCGCGTGCGCACCCGCTACAACGAGACGCGGCACGGCGCGCACGGCCCGCAGCGCGCGGCGATGTTCATCTACCTGAACAAGACCTGCTTCAACGGGCTGCACCGCGTGAACAAGAAGGGCGAGTTCAACGTCCCGGCCGGTCGCTACAAGAACCCCCGCATCATCGACGGCGAGGGCCTCTACGCCGCGAGCGCGGAGCTGCAGAAGGCGGAGCTGAAGAACGTGCCCTTCGAGGCCTTGCTCGAGCAGGCCCGCCCCGGCGACTTCGTCTACCTCGACCCGCCCTACGAGCCGGTCAGCACCACCGCGAGCTTCACCAGCTACGCGCGCGACGGCTTCACCCAGGAGGACCAGACCCGCCTCCGCGACGTCTTCGACGCGCTGACCCGCCGCGGCTGCAAGTGCATGCTCTCCAACAGCGACGTGCCCTTCATCCGCGAGCTCTACCGCAAGCACCGCATCGACACCGTGGCCGCGCCCCGCGCCGTCAACTGCGACGCGAGCAAGCGCGGCAACGTCACCGAGGTCGTCGTCCGCAACTACTGA
- a CDS encoding TatD family hydrolase codes for MIDIGCNLTHRRFRADLAEVIHRAQEASVDRMVVTGLSEDVSRRAEALAASRPETLRCTAGIHPHNARTASREAADVLGRLAARPVVRAVGECGLDYDRDFSPRDVQRRVFELQLELAAEVQLPVFLHEREAHADFVAILSRWRPRLVGGVVHCFTGEARALDAYLELDLHIGITGWICDARRGAHLIPLVARIPEDRLMIETDAPFLTPREAPARRNEPAFLPYVRRAVAEASGRSEAEVAAQTTAVAERFFGWAQ; via the coding sequence GTGATCGACATCGGCTGCAACCTCACCCACCGGCGCTTCCGCGCCGATCTCGCGGAGGTGATCCACCGCGCGCAGGAGGCCTCGGTCGATCGCATGGTCGTGACCGGGTTGAGCGAGGACGTGAGCCGCCGGGCGGAGGCGCTCGCCGCGAGCCGGCCCGAGACCCTGCGCTGCACGGCGGGCATCCACCCGCACAACGCGCGGACCGCGAGCCGAGAGGCGGCCGACGTGCTCGGGCGCCTCGCCGCGCGGCCCGTCGTCCGAGCGGTCGGAGAGTGCGGGCTCGACTATGACCGTGACTTCTCCCCGCGCGACGTGCAGCGGCGCGTCTTCGAGCTCCAGCTCGAGCTCGCGGCCGAGGTCCAGCTGCCCGTGTTCCTGCACGAGCGGGAGGCGCACGCGGACTTCGTGGCCATCCTCTCGCGCTGGCGGCCCCGGCTCGTGGGCGGGGTCGTGCACTGCTTCACGGGAGAGGCGCGCGCGCTCGACGCCTACCTCGAGCTGGACCTGCACATCGGGATCACGGGCTGGATCTGCGACGCGCGCCGCGGGGCGCATTTGATCCCGCTCGTGGCGCGCATCCCCGAGGACCGCCTGATGATCGAGACGGACGCGCCGTTCCTCACGCCGCGGGAGGCGCCCGCGCGCCGGAACGAGCCCGCGTTCCTGCCCTACGTGCGCCGGGCGGTGGCCGAGGCCTCGGGTCGCAGCGAGGCCGAGGTCGCGGCGCAGACCACCGCCGTCGCCGAGCGCTTCTTCGGCTGGGCTCAGTAG